Genomic DNA from Danio rerio strain Tuebingen ecotype United States chromosome 22, GRCz12tu, whole genome shotgun sequence:
TGAAGAGTTAAAAGTACACCGAATCTCggtgcgttgcattcactgcgtgtttagCGCAAATGTTCGCTAAATCTAAAATCGAACACcttcgccaaagaagctcgcctttactaagagcctactcacactatgctatgcaaaccgtgcccaggcccgtttcccggattgtttgagaagtttgagtgcgctgaatcgggctcaggcacggttcacttggctggtcctggcctggttggaagaggtgggcctgagcgcggttaaCTTGGGcttttgtagtgtgagtgcaaaacgcgccaaagcccaaatctgaaagcgagacgtgactttaaggggctgtttcatatggatttattaatcaatcttaccgtttaatgaacgcaaactgccctagattattaaagacgcaaacccctcactgcacgacaccTTCAGCACCTCATtcacctgcagcacgagggctttatgattgtttatgagcgccaaaagtggcggatcttttcggcgaaatatctgactgcgtgtcaccgcatccctaaggactgtttggcgaaatatttgacggcatttcaaacgactgaaacgataaaactagagaaatctcctctgtgctgagcgagagcgcttctcactgaacagcgcagcatcgatggcGTAAGCGTGCCTAGGgatgtttgtagtgtgagtgcgggccatctgaggagacgggaggggggacaagcgtgctttggcccggttcgaggcaactgtacatagtgtgagtacggcctaagtttAAACTGATGCGGCTTATAACAAAGAATGGTATTGCGCCAGTGGAcatcgggagaatcctgctctgctcTTCATATATTgagtcggctgactcgcctgcttttttcTACAAACACAGAGATGAAAATCTGATacaaaccgaaaccaaaactttcaaaagtgagacttttcttccttttttcttgtCCATCCTTTCTTGAGATGTACATATTTTTCTGTTTAATCACTGAttactgctttgcagctttcagccttaaattgaatggtttattaaaatctttcgtttgtttttgtatttattaaattgacatgcatataaaaacaatagcacaaaataaacatttcgTACTGctatgcttcatttgtgtttatgcaaaccacacatttatttttcataaagtaacagcagGACTTCATACAGCAGATAACTCGCACTCAAACACATTCAGGGCAGCATAatcatgagaaatgtaattcattgttagtgtTACTgtcatcgtcatcattaatattttatttttattagatattcattttggaattattgcacaaatattaagtcgtcacagcattagttagttgtttctggtttttgttagtcctaattgatgttgttttcaaatacagtaAATCCCTTATTGTTTAgtttgcagtggtgctcattcatatttggtgggtgctcctacatATTTAAAGTTGGGAGCAGCGGTTCTGCCAAGTAAAAACAAGTGTTTTTAccaagtgtttcccagtactggattgcagctggaagggcatccgctgtgtaaaacatttgctagaatatttggcggttcattccgctgtggagatccctgatgaataaagggactaagccgaaggaaaattaatgaatgagcagatcttgtgatgtgactattgcaaattcacacattgtgatattaTACACCCATATTACAGCtatttcatattcatatttcaTCAAAATACAAATCTTGCCTTTTAAAGTAATGTAAATTTTTCTAATTGAATATTCATCTCGTTTATTCTTACATTTAGAAGATTTTCTACATACAGGCCTACAAATTGTGCCTGTTCTGGTAAGATTAAcacttttcagaaaaaaagattCGTTTAACTTGTTTGTTATCTCTTAAACTTGATACCAACTACATGACATGATACataattttattagtttcaggtttgtccatttaaaaaaattactttttttactattaatactGTGTTTACTGATGGTAAATTTTTGTCTCACATATTGCTAAAACGTCACTAAAACATATTTACACCGCGAAAGAGGCATAGAAACCAAACCTGGAAAAAAGTGCACTTAACATGAccctttttttttctacataagCATTTGTTTTGGCTTGTCAGTTCCTCCGTTGCTCCCGCCTCGCCGTGATGACGTCAGCACTGACGCGTTCATTtagcgtcgagtcttcagagctgaggtgagtcgttgacgctttttctcgtgtttacacaacaataaaacacactttacagtttattaaagcgacaatctgtgactagtttctgcattgagttcacctctatctgtgtgtctgctgaccaaaacaatacagcaggcagAGAGAGCTCTGAGAGGACAATATGATCTCAGTGTTTGTGTTTAACGTTATCTGTGCTAGTGTGTTCGGTTTTTAACGTCTGTGGTTATAATATTGCAAAATGAGATCTGTTAATGCGGCAAAATGTAACGTTTGAGACGGAAAACATTTAGTTTTACGTCATTAGTTACGGTTTATACCTCATTAAACTAAATCAACTATCATAATTAATTTCTTTCATTGACGTTTCTCTTGCAGTCCTCCTTCAGTTCAGCTGTTCTACAAGTGAAGACGAGCATCAGACCATCAGGAGGAAGAGAAATCtgcaaagacagagtttattgaaggacagtgagaagatgagtgatccagaaccctgcagaattaaacaggaagacactgaagaactaataggtttgtgtttataTTGTTTGCTTTAAAAGTCGAATCATCATCAGCAAAAGCCATTATCTTTTAAACTGATGTCTGcttatttctatttaaaattaGTAATATGGTGGTAGATAATTCCAACTGATTTTTCTCACTGTGTTGACGCCTATAGTTCGCCTTTATGCTCATCTGTTTTAGGAGAATCTATTTAATGGAGAGGATGATCCATTTGTGtggtggaaaaataatgaatgtctCCTGAAACCTGTGTGCACCACAAATTGTCGTCCCGTTCTGTAGCTTAATGCTTTGACCGCAACGGTTGATCGTTTTGAAATCAGTGTCTGATTATTTCATGATGTGCTGATGTTCAGGAAAGCTCAGCTATAACTGGCTATTTGTGTTTTATAATCAGACTCTTGTGTCTGAACATTTAAATGCTACTTTGTTTAAAACCTAGCTTACCAAGGGTCACCTTGTGCTTTGGTAAATCCTGCAACGcattgctcctgtgcaggcaaaTAAATGTGTGGAAAGTTTAGCAGACTCATGTCTTATGTGGAAAATGTGAGTGGATGGgctacattttcttttaaaatagatcttatatattcacacacatgctAATTTTTCAGTTTGCACACATTCTTTTGTAAATGTAAGTGAAATGCTCACACTGTTGAGCCCTGATGAAGCCTCTTTATAAAACTAGCCtcttacaattaatttttttacttattttcagGTGTGATGGTGAAGGAGGAGActgaagatgaggagaaacatcatgtcaaaagtgaagaagaaactcaatcagagactgaAGATAGTATTTCAATGGAAAGAACAGCTGTTAAAGGTttgacctgcactcagtgtggaaagacttTCAAGAACAAACACACTCTGAAGAGTCACATGAAGACGCACACTGGAGGGAAACCGCATCACTGCACTGATTGTGGGGAAAGTTTCATGCAATCGTCTTTTCTACAAAAACACAGAAAAGTCTATCACAGTAAGTAGATCATCTACAGATTCAGCCCTTCTAGAGTTGATTTAAAGTTGATGATATATTTAAAGGAGTCGTATGATGCAGCTTTATGTTTTTCTTTGAAGTGTGATAAGCTGtttgtgtttataaaacatcagtAAAGTCTCAaagactaagggcctactcacactatgccatccgcaccgtgcccaggcccgtttcctggatcgtttgagaagtgtgagtgcgctgaatcgggctcaagcacagttcacttggccggccctggcccggttggaagaggtgtgtctgagcgcggttcacttgggctttggcgcggtacgcttgtgtgtgagtacaAAACGCggcaaagcccgaaaccgaaagcgatatgtgacttttaaggggctgtttcatatggatttaataatcattcttactgttcagtgatcgcaaactgccgtagtttattaaagacgcaaacccctcactgcacgacagctgcgtgccttcagcagacctcctcattcctgcagcaagaGAGCTTAATGAtcgtttatgagcgccaaaagtggcggatctgttcggcgtaatatctgactgcgtgtccccgcatccctaaggactgtttggcgaaatatttgactgcatatcactgcataacaaacgactgaaaggacataactagagaactctccactgtgctactgggtgagagcgtatggcaagccgttttagcatttaaaccttgtaaatatatttagagatatctctaattatattttgactcgtcataattataattcgactagtcagaatgacaattagagatatctgcaattacaattgtactagtacgaaatcagattggagatatctgcaaatatattatgactagtcatattcctccattgacttccattgaaaaatatttgcacgTCGTGCGTCAGCGATAATGTGTTcagtattatgttattattatctaCACAAGTAGATGTACTGTAGTTACCCTCGTATAATGTCAAGGGACTGACTCGAAAGCATTTAAGCATTTAAAGAGTCGTTGACATTTAGTAGATCATTGATTAACCATTACTTCACATTTCTCTCCTAAAGTAACATCTTCTTGATTTATTTTCAGACCTGGTTGTGAAACAGGAGGAGAGCGAAGAGCCGAGTGATGCCAGGAAGGCCTATGCATGCTCtttgtgtggaaagagtttttatAGACAGTTTAATTTAAGACAACATCAgcggattcacactggagagcaGCCGTACACATGTGCCGAGTGTGGGAGGAGTTTTAAACAACTGTCGaatttaaaagtacatcataagatccacactggagagaaaccgaaCACATGCGATCAATGCGGCAAAACGTTTTCTAGGCTTTCATCGCTGCAGAACCATTATAGACTTCATACAAAAGAGAAGCCTTTTTCATGTTCGTTATGTACAATGAGATTTGCATATAAGCAGAGTTTACAAAAACATCGGCTCATCCACGCTGGCGTGAAAGAGTTTGTCTGCTTTGGGTGTAAGAAGACTTTTCTTAGAGCTGAAGACTTGAAACTGCACATGAGGatgcacactggagagagaccgtacaagtgttcacactgcgacaagaggtTTAGTAGGTCAGAATGTCGGAACGCACACGAGAAGATTCACACTGGAAAGGCAacattcacatgtactcagtgttgGAAGAGTTTTACGCAATTAGGAAACCTTAATgcacacatgatgatccacaatggagagaaaaaacacaagtgTGATCAATGCGACAAAACATTCTTGCGGCCTTCACAGCTGAACATCCATCTTAGACGTCACACAAACGAGAAGCCGTATTCCTGCTCTAAGTGTGAAAAGAGTTTTATTAGAGTCGGAGACTTGAACCGACACCAGATGGTCCACATAGGTGTGAAAAAGCATGCCTGCActaagtgtgagaagacttttgttAGGGTTGCAGACTTAAAACGACACCAGAGGACTCAcagtggagagaaaccgtacaagtgttcacactgcgacaagagattcggTGATGTACAAATCCTGAAAGCACACGAgcggattcacactggagagaaaccgttcacatgtactgaatgtgggaagagttttacgcAGTTAGCACACCTTAAATCACACATGCTGATCCACAAtagagagaaaacacacaagtgTGATCAATGCGGCAAAACATTCTTGAGGACTTCCGAGCTGAAGATCCATCTTAGAGCTCATGCAGTGGAGAGGTCTTAGTCATGTTCTCGGTTAGTAAAGATGTTTACACATCAACAAAATGTACCTCCCAGAAAACTCCAGAGATGGCAAAGATACACACAacctttactcaagtagaagtaaAACTATGGTAAGAGTtaaagtactgactacacttttgtactcgggtaaaagtaaagaagtacggcCTCAAAAATGTACTTCAGTAAAAAGTACCCATTACTACTACATGTTTTAGTTTCACTGGGCAGGTAACTATCCAGTTTcctcccaaagtccaaagacatgcagtatgggTGAATAGgtaactaaattagctgtagtgtataagtgcatatgtgaatgcaagagtgcatggccccgtttacactagtgcgttttcgttttaaaacggcgttttagatcaaaaacgatccgcgtccactcTAGCGTTTcaccatccacactacgccaccaaaaatgtatatcacgtgaccattcgcgcactctgggcatgcacatTCTAGTAcaaacaggaagcatgcgtctcgctcgacatttgtttattgttagtcaacaaacgccggttgaacaatgaacgcgatggcaaagaaagcaagaaagttatttttgtggacagacgacgaggtcgagttgttaatAAACGTAACAATTGAATAAcagcacaatggcgcctaaaacagacaatagtgcaaacagcgctcccatttctgtgcccatgttgttgtttacagtgaaggctggtctgctgtcttctggtagcgttaaagccatgtgttatagtcatgtgataggggcttgacgaataagggagggatacacaatgacacaaaagccccaatcagataggcgaatgttGGCAGCCCCGCCTCCTTTtatagatgtctccgttttctctcatccacactgagatggagcagcagcgttttagaataaaaacagcctctccagcgtttccaaaactcTTCGTTTTCAGCACTCGAAAActctggtgtagtgtggacggatggcgtagcAAAACTtctgcgttttcaaactaaagcgcattagtgtaaacggggcctatgagtgtttcccagtactgggttgtggctggaagaacatctgtgtaaaacatatgctgaaataagtGGTGGctaattccactgtggtgacccccgatAAATCAGGGACTTAAGAGTGAGTGAGGATTGGTAGGTAACTAGACCTCACTTCCTGTTGATACAATAATACCCTACATTTAAGTCTTCtatgtaaaatgtttgttgctaAGTTTTATGAAAGCAGCCAAGCAGCATTACACCCTGCAATATTGCCCGGCATTGCTCGAAAATCCGGCCCATGTATTACCATCCTGACGCAAACTCACAGCGTTCAGCATGTAGTTTTGCGGCTGTTAGGTCGAAAATCATTCATGTTCATACAATCTAAAAATATTCTGTAGGCCTGTATAtctttaaaaagtattattttttttattatatttgactaaactatttttgtttgcattaGGCTAAAGCTGCTTTATTGTCTTTAAAGAGCAGCTCTCATACATAACTCGTtatatcagtgtttttttttccagggtTTTGTGAATATTAAATTTAACAGCAGGGCTGCAGAATTAATCGGAAAAAAGATCACAACCTCGATTCGACCGCCCACACAATCTTAATCCATCATCTCTATAATTCAGCCAATTAATTTTCAAGGGCAGGAGAGAAGCATAAAAGCGGTCACACAAGTCttgacattgttttatatacagttgaagtcagatttattaacccaccttttgaattttttttcttttttaaatatttcccaaatgatgtttaacagagcaaggaaattttcacagtatgtctgataatattttttcctctggagaaagtcttatttgttttattttggctagaataaaagcggttttaattttttttatatatatattttaaggtcaatattattagcccctttaagctatatagttttttcgacagtctacagaacaaaccatagttatacaatatttggctaattaccctaacctgcctagttaacctaattaacctagttaagcctttacatgtcacttatagctgtatagaagtgaaatattatgtgctgtcatcatggcaaagataaaataaatcaattattagagatgagttattaaaactattatgtttaggaatgtcttgaaaattattttgggggaaaaaacaaacaggggggctaataattctgacaactgTACATTGCTCAGCGATGTGGACACCTGAAAGTAGTGTTAAAAgtgacatactgtatttataaggtataattcctccaaaaatgtcatttctgtcttcaagTAATGATGTATTGCGTGCATGCCTGCAAATGATgtgtgaacagaacctgcataggctgtgaattacaggtaataaagttgtaaataacgttcagtttgttgcacaagttggtcctacaccacccaacccgctctgagctagGATTGAACCAGCAACTCTTCGTATTGGAGtcagactaaaggctgatttatacttctgcgtcaaacgtaagcgtatgctacggcgcagcctacatgtcgacgcatagccctacgccatggccatcggcgtcgctgacgtgcacctctcaaaaaatataactacacgtcgcaacgacgcgtagcgcaagctctatgattggtcggcttggtagggcTGACGTGTCTGGGTAGGacagagagccgcgtgaatggtgtgagccagatggagcgattgtttacaagtgtggagtcccgtgaaggagctccggatggaaagttttgttttgtgtttacctcacagTTAAAGTTGtggcacatccgccggttcctgcctcaaaatgagcgagtttgagccacttgtacattcaggaagtgttcaggaaaagcaaaacaacagcgaagaaactcgacacagaggaacatttacacctcactgccaactagcgtttcggaagtataaatgcacagctacatgcGTTGCATGcgtcgtgggttacgccggtcacttgacgcagaagtataaaccaggcttgaagATCATgtcctctagtgtctgtcgctaaagcacctttagaggtcagaggagtcaggtttacctgcacagcacttcactagctggcctccattacacttacCCCataggtcacggcaccaatgcaaACCCGCTGGTCCTACACTACCCAACCCACTCTGAGTTGTGATCGAACTGGGGACTCTtcgtatgggagtcggttgctctaacaaaaaggttaaagaccatggcctctagcgtctgtctgatcagaggagtgaggcttacttgcacagcacttcactagctgacgAATCTCTGTCTCATCTGTGTAGCCATCCTAGCCTTTGTCATGGTAATCTTCTTAAACCAGCCTACATAAGTTGTGTTGGTTATAAAAAGTTGTGCACTGCAGCTCACAGGTGCACGGTGacaaaaaaaatacactatttGCATCAAATAGGCGTTCAAATTGagcaatgacaagaaataatgaAGATCGCACTAACTGTTACGTTATAGAAcgcattaattatttgtttattttatatatatataaatattatatatatacagatttgtgttttgtttatgcatttggagctgatgttgtgttgtggGCTGTGGAGCATGcgcagctttctctctctctccccctccctctagaGCTGCGCTTGATTGCGGTCCAGCCGTGTTGCGTGTGGGAGCGTATATAAGCTGGAGGAGAGGAACAATGGGGAGATCTTTCTGCTCGGTGCAGGTCGCAAATCTTCGTCGTCgtcgccgccgccgccgccgctgCTATTGTTCCGAGCGTCTCCTATCTCCTGCCCCAAACTGTTGGTTGACTTGGTGTGAATTGATTGATTTCTGTTActgacaatttaattattttctaaaacGGCTCTCTGTTAAATCTGAATCTATTGGCTTTtctgattaaatatttatatatatattatttttggttAGAAACAGAAGCGGTAGGTTGGGAATCGCCATTTA
This window encodes:
- the LOC794515 gene encoding uncharacterized protein, producing the protein MSDPEPCRIKQEDTEELIGVMVKEETEDEEKHHVKSEEETQSETEDSISMERTAVKGLTCTQCGKTFKNKHTLKSHMKTHTGGKPHHCTDCGESFMQSSFLQKHRKVYHNLVVKQEESEEPSDARKAYACSLCGKSFYRQFNLRQHQRIHTGEQPYTCAECGRSFKQLSNLKVHHKIHTGEKPNTCDQCGKTFSRLSSLQNHYRLHTKEKPFSCSLCTMRFAYKQSLQKHRLIHAGVKEFVCFGCKKTFLRAEDLKLHMRMHTGERPYKCSHCDKRFSRSECRNAHEKIHTGKATFTCTQCWKSFTQLGNLNAHMMIHNGEKKHKCDQCDKTFLRPSQLNIHLRRHTNEKPYSCSKCEKSFIRVGDLNRHQMVHIGVKKHACTKCEKTFVRVADLKRHQRTHSGEKPYKCSHCDKRFGDVQILKAHERIHTGEKPFTCTECGKSFTQLAHLKSHMLIHNREKTHKCDQCGKTFLRTSELKIHLRAHAVERS